From a single Shewanella denitrificans OS217 genomic region:
- a CDS encoding peroxiredoxin, with the protein MISVGQQLPSATLGQLTKDGMVNHQVSDLFAGKKVVLFAVPGAFTPTCSEAHLPGYVVLADEFKAKGVDMIACISVNDAFVMKAWGEAQNASELMMLADGDASFTKALGLEMDTAAFGGVRSQRYAMVIENGKVTMLNVEAAKSFEVSKAEAILAAL; encoded by the coding sequence ATGATTTCAGTAGGTCAACAATTACCTTCGGCAACCTTAGGTCAATTAACTAAAGATGGCATGGTTAATCACCAGGTCAGCGATCTTTTTGCCGGTAAGAAAGTGGTACTTTTTGCCGTACCAGGCGCTTTCACACCAACCTGTTCAGAAGCACATTTACCGGGCTATGTGGTACTTGCCGATGAATTTAAGGCCAAGGGTGTGGACATGATTGCCTGCATCTCGGTAAACGATGCCTTCGTGATGAAGGCCTGGGGCGAAGCGCAAAATGCCTCAGAACTTATGATGCTTGCCGATGGCGATGCCAGCTTCACTAAGGCACTCGGGCTTGAAATGGACACGGCGGCTTTTGGCGGCGTGCGCTCACAACGTTATGCTATGGTGATTGAGAATGGCAAAGTCACAATGTTAAACGTAGAAGCGGCTAAATCATTTGAAGTGAGTAAGGCTGAGGCAATACTGGCTGCGCTTTAA
- a CDS encoding YybH family protein, whose protein sequence is MKKNNLFRLVIGLILSVFLGQSPLALAHGDEQHSTEPSLFIGMELAPAKVVKAFHQALRSGDTQGVSLALASDVLIYEGGKAERSLAEYASHHLQADMAYLKGLTVTTKEQQVRIMGDMAISTAISHSKGEFKGKAVDSTGMETLVLAKQADGSWKIVHIHWS, encoded by the coding sequence ATGAAAAAGAACAACTTATTTCGCCTAGTGATTGGGCTTATCCTTAGTGTTTTCTTAGGTCAGAGTCCATTAGCCTTGGCCCATGGGGATGAGCAACACAGCACTGAGCCCAGTCTATTTATTGGCATGGAATTAGCCCCCGCTAAAGTGGTGAAGGCGTTTCATCAGGCTCTAAGGAGTGGTGATACCCAAGGTGTAAGCCTTGCCCTTGCCAGTGATGTGTTAATTTATGAAGGTGGCAAGGCCGAGCGCTCTCTTGCCGAATATGCCAGCCATCATTTGCAAGCCGACATGGCTTATTTGAAGGGCCTAACCGTCACCACCAAAGAGCAGCAAGTGCGAATAATGGGCGATATGGCCATTTCAACGGCTATTAGTCACTCAAAAGGCGAGTTTAAGGGTAAAGCAGTCGATTCCACTGGTATGGAGACCTTAGTGTTAGCCAAGCAAGCCGATGGCAGCTGGAAGATAGTGCACATACATTGGTCTTAG